Genomic window (Myxocyprinus asiaticus isolate MX2 ecotype Aquarium Trade chromosome 50, UBuf_Myxa_2, whole genome shotgun sequence):
gctggagttacGCTTAATGCCCCCTGATGACTGAGACTTGCAAAAACATAGAAAAATTTGTTATTACACGGTACGGGGACATcattaattgcattattattttttatgcataattgtttttttaataattaatggcACTAAATTAGCATcttaaatcgacagccttagtttttattattattatttacatatttaaatagcaTGTTTACATTGCTGGCAAAGAACATTTTCAACTGGGCCAAATTAACAGATTAACTAGTAACATTTTTGTCTGACAAACACTTGTCGTGAATCTCTATATCTCTGTATGTTTCAGGTGGGCTTACCTGCTAAATCAGGTGTGTCCGGTGCCGTGCTGCTGGTGGTGCCAAACGTGATGGGCGTCATGTGTTGGTCGCCCCCTCTGGACAAAATTGGAAACAGCGTCCGTGGAATCAACTTCTGTCAGGTGATTCTACTCCCATTTTTATTATCACCCTTTTTTTATTCCACACTATacaattttctttaataaattacacattttgttaccCTTCTGTAATTAGGAGCTGGTATCTTTGTTCAACTTCCACAATTACGACAATCTGAGGCACTTTGTAAAGAAGCAGGACCCTCGCAGACAGTCTGGGGATGACAGGGTAACAGCAAACCAGAAAATATTATCTATTTTGGAGTGTTACGGCATGATTTGAGatgtttttacacattttacacaaCTTACACATGTTCATCAAGAGTCTTTAaaataagtataaatgtaaggCTGTTTTATAGACTGGATATTTGTTCCAGAAATGAATGTCAGTATTGCTATTCTCTCAAACCCAATCTGCTTCTTTGGTGTTTTAGAACAAGTCTGTAGTGAATCTGATGTTTGCAGCTCACAGTGGAGACGTCTCAGCACTGAGGAGGTCATTTTATACAATTCACAATGTCTTTACTCTggctttagattttttttgtaagcGCTACGGAAAtttgatttactttttttttagattgatctctctctttcttctcagGTTTGCTCTCTCATCCATGAATATGGAGCTGAAGGACTACGACTCTCGTACACCTCTCCATGTAGCTGCTgcagagggtaaaatgtttttttgtaaacttaaaacttattttactgtcatatactgtatgttatttttttattatgattataaATTTGTTCTGTGTATCTGCTTTGTTTCAGGTCACATGGATGTTGTGTTATTTCTGACACAGGTCTGCAGAGTCAACCCTTTTGTTAAAGACCGGTACAGAGCCCTGTTTTTTCCCAAacctttgaatgaatgaatgaatgaatgttacatttatatagcgctttacacagtgaacaggggactctcctcaaccaccaccagtgtgcagcatccacttggatgatgtgacggcagccatagtgcgccagtacgcttgcacactagctattggtggagaggagagagtagagttatagagccaattaatggatggggattattaggaggccatgcttgagaagggccaatggggggaatttgaccaggacaccggggttacacccctaatctttacgagaagtgccctgggatttttaatgaccccagagagtcaggacctcggtttgaCGTCTCATCgcaaggacggtgcctttttacagtatagtgtccccgtcactatactggggtattaggacccacacagaccacagggtcaTAATTTGGTCATAATTAACTTCCTATCTCTTAACCAGGTGGGGAAACATTCCTCGAGATGATGCCATGCAGTTTGGATACAAGGACGTGGTGAAGATCTTGCAGGAATATGAACAGAACTGCTGTCAATTCGCTTCTCAGACTGATGCAGACAACCTCAACCGCCAATCATAGATTCCAAATCACCCCCGcccacccccccaataatcaaaacaagcaagtacaaacccccctcccccccaaaagaacatgtaaattcttcacactgtaacccccacaATGTTCACGGCCCAATCCAAATGATCTTCTCTGAAGGGAACAGTTTGATCTGCTGTAGTTTTTACAGACTTAAATACAGTTCCTTAGAACTGAAGATCAAGCCATCATGTGTACTAAGAATAAGGGCACATTTATGGAATGGAGAGAAAAtggtctctgttttttttttttttattttcatgtaaatatgacattttttgtAAACAACTTGTGTTATGTATGTGTTTTAGCTTGACAGCATTAACCTGAATGAAAATCTGGATGTCTTGTCTATACAGTATAacaagaatgtacagtattttgtgactaataaacaaaaccaaacagaaaatccctcttttattttaacatacagtatactcaTGTATGttctaataaattataataaatgaaatgataattattttctaaatttagaagctaaatatgaaaattcaggTCAGACACAAAATGGATCTGACACTCTGGTAAAACTTTGGTGTGGCTCAAAATGTCTGAGggtaaataataacataaaaatacaatttctttgAGAAACTCAAAGGACATGAAAATTCTATAATCACTCAGTCCTTTATGGACAGGAccttgaatatttaaaaaaatgcatttcattgcAAGATGTAATTCTTTTAAGTTAACAGTAGATGGCAATACTCGTACTTGTTTAATAGGTCACACTTTTATGGGCAAATGTGTCAGGGATGACGtacaccaaagtctttctagcaagtcagtccactggcgtccatctttggaacgctcatgGGGAGCTATTTTTCAACAGTGCACCACCCACTTATTAAGTGTCTgagttccagaagtatttttcccattcatttttggcatagacttttcataaaattctCCATAAAAtttataagccatgaaccaaaccaaccagctccgaggtgaattacatcatcaaaaactttgttttgaggtaagaaaagtatttgaaaatctgacataagactgtgtacttaaccgTCTTTCACatgggcacaaactacaatcccatgaagcattgcgaatgatgcaatttaataaaaaacaatgagaatatatcaaactattgattttagattGTTGATTATAGGGatagaaacaatatttttttatgtttattgcaaaatatttgatATGTACAattagataagtagtttaagggaaAAGGGAGCCTGACTCAATTATGTcactcacagtgcgtcatggCAGTGGGCTTTCTTGGacatggttctctgattggtcaagcgtaaaaaataacaaaatgttattaatgagagagtgcaaaaaaaaatccatcttccaaaccatgtctttacccaaatacactttgataaacctataataatgatttatattttagagctgtcaggcgGATTTTGTGGAAAATTGCATACAATTCACCTGTGCATATTgatgtcatatccatacacagagaaaataagctctggcTACTGTAGCACGTATGTAGCAAGCCAgatgataagtcacttatagtcaggaCATCAGGACAGATGGGCCTACTATTCCTGCAAACCAATAGGGAATTTCACAGGACACCTTCTTgtgcccatctggactattttttaataattcttctataaaaacatgcactagacagacactTTTGACCATTGTCATGCACCTTGTGCTGTTATTCAAAGATGCTGTGTCAGgatatatcttttaaaagcagacgaatccagggtgtgctgagtgactccagccaggtctcctaagcaaccagattggcccggttgctagggagggtggtgCGTgttgtaagttgtgcgtggatcgcggagagtagcatgagcctccacatgctgtgagtctctgcggtgtcatgcacaatgagttatgtgataagatgcgtggattgactgtctcagaagcggaggcaactgagacttgtcctccgctacccggattgaggtgagtaaccgcgccaccatgaggaagtagtgggaattggcattccaaattCCAAGTCTCAGTTggcgcttctgagacagtcaatccacgcatcttatcacgtggctcgttgtgcatgacacagcatgtggaggctcatgctactctccgcgatccacgcacaacttaccacgtgccccattgaaagcgagaaccactaaacgtaaccacaaggaggttactccatatgactctaccctccctagcaaccgggccaatctggttgcttaggagacctggctggagtcactcagcacaccctggattctaactcgtgactccaggggtggtagtcagcatcagtactcgctgagctacccatgatGTTAACCATTCACAATATAGGACATTTATATTGAAGTGTAAAGGACACGCTGaagccaaaactgagcgtttcagacagagggccagagacgaggtggaaaatgatcatatattactaaattctgactgctttggtgcaaaaaaaaactttactaacactATCAGGGGACCTCAgggaaaataatacaattatttaaaaaacgagtatgtcatgacccctttaatcagTATAGACTCTCAATAAATTAACTTCCTTTTATTACACAACTCTCTGGAATGCTTGATGCTGATTGGTTTAACCATTGTGTTCTGCGGTCAAACATTTTTGTGTAATGcccactaaactgtatatttgattTTCTACAAAGCTCCTTCACAGTACATTTTTTAacactacattttaaaataaagaactCACTCAGCATATTGTGAGATTTAATCTATAAATGATGTTTGATAAAAGAGAGCAACTCAGAAGAGACATTTCTCACTGCTACAGTATCTTACCTGAACACGTCTGACAGACTTCAGTAATGTTGAGATGTTTAGTCTGGTTTCTGATGGGATTGGACACCAcacagctgtagatgttgttctcCTGATATTCCACCTCCAGAGGTAGAGAGAGACTGCTGTTGAGATCAGACACACTGATGGAGGAgaataaactgtttcctttgTACCACGAGAGAGTCACATTGGTACAGTATGTCACATTCATTACCGAACATTGCAAGACACATTTTGGGCTCTATAATCTTTGTGGTTCAGAAAGTTTTTGTGCACAGTCTCTAGTAATTTCTAGATTGGGCAAAGGAGCtggaaaacatgaaaaaataaatacctcATAAAGGTGTATTTTCAATAGAAAAAACACAATATGCTGATAAGACTGCTTGCATAGAAAGGCGGCACTACAGTTCGCTGATTCAGACATAAATCTTACATTCAGTTCACAGAAAATAAATGATATATTTTACTAACACCCTATTAAATGCCATATAATTGATGCAACCAATTAATTTATTAGACCTCTAATGAATttcatgattattttttttcaaaatgaaacaAGAGTACtgctttattttttcatttacaaGTCTTCATTGTGTAATGATAATCATAGGCTGTCTGTGAtcattatacagtgcatccggaaagtattcacagcgcttcactttttccacattttgttatgttacagccttattccaaaatggattaaattcattattttcctcaaaattctacaaacaataccccataatgacaacgtgaaagaagtttgtttgaaaaaaaaaaatcacatgtacatatgtattcacagcctttgctcaatactttgttgaaacacctttggcaccaagtacagcctcaagtctttttgagtacgatgctacaagcttggcacacctatttttgggcagtttctctcattcttctttgcaggacctctcaagctccatcaggttggatggggagcgtcggtgcactgccattttcagatctctccagagatgttaaatcgggttcaagtctgggctctggctgggccactcaaggacattcacagagttgtcccggagccactcctttgttatcttggctgtgtgcttagggttgttgtcctgttggaagatgaaccttcaccccagtctgaggtccagagcgctctggagcaggttttcatcaaggatgtctctgtacattgctgcattcatctttccctcgatcctgactagtctcccagttactgccgctgaaaaacatccccacagcatgatgctgccaccaccatgcttcactgtagggatggtattggccaggtgatgagcgttgcctggtttcctccaagcatgacgcttgccattcaggccaaagagttcaatctttgtttctcatggtctgagagtccttcaggtgccttttggcaaactccaggtgggctgtcatgtgccttttactgaggagtggcttccgtctggccactctaccatataggcctgatcggtggagtgctgcagagatggttgttcttctggaaggttctcctctctccacagagaaacgctggagctctgtcaagagtgaccatcgggttcttggtcacctccctgactaaggcccttctcccccaatcactCAGTTTATTATATATTAACTACCAGAAAGTGttatatctcattggagacaattttactctagaatagttattttttaataataatataaaaagataATTGCAAGGTGTTGTACCACACTGTGCTTTCTTCTCTGCTTTTAACAGTGCTACAGCCCACCAACACAATGCGCCACCACCCCCTACTGGACAAACCCAATACCAACATTAACATACAACATTCCCCCTACTTAACTCAAGAGTTAATCACAGCAACAAAacgacctcatctcattcattttcaatgagagctggtaaCTTCCGGCGACACGAGTGACAGCGACCATTGGCGACTGGATGTGGCCATGTCCAGCGATGCcacaaagttgagaaatgtttaactttatgcaaatgaagagcgACTTTCGGGAGCGACAGCCAATACGAGAGAAGACGGTAGAGCTCAagtgatccttctctctctcagctccCGCAGTGACAGAAAGATGGAGGAAAGGAGCAATTTACCAGTGTTATATGTTATACTAGCGACCTAACTGCCAGCCACTGGCGACATGCAGCGACaaagtcgctggcagtgtgaacgcagctttagggttgccacttttgaagttttaaaataagggacacttaaccacatcctccacagttttaacaataaatgcattgagttaatatgtgttattaataaaataacttgtctaaatttatcttatttatgtatacattttggatggtttatacatatttatttttattttttattttttttattatttttattttttttatttttttccttccccTGTAcatgtctttatgattgtattcatacattgtttggtcttattgaacatttatagaGGAAAACCATTTGTGGAATTTTCaaatggtcccttaccacaccctccacattattagcacgttttagcacaatgtgtggacttttcagatgatccCTTACCCACTGTAGGCaaaatttccaacttatatcaatgttaaattgccgatctggaacgatttcaccgtgacaccatttgaccagcttaaatacgggacaaatcgcaatACGGgatgcatcattttatctttaaatacaggacgatcccgtattttacgggacaggtggcaaccctaccgGGAGTCGCTGTACTCtcattggaaatgaatggcaTCCTGTCGCTTTGTCGCTCTCTGTGTCACTTgtggtgtgaatggggcttaaaGTTCAGGAAGATTACTGGCAAACAAAAATCACCCTGGAGAAACACAACAGCTGAACAAAGCAGTGGCGTTGCAAGGGGGGTGGGGGCTTGGCGGGCTTAAGCCCCTGATGTTTTTTGCCATAGCAATTAATTGTTCCTAGgtaccccccccccaccataGCAGATCGGTTTCTGCTATGTTCTCCTTTGATTGAGGGTGGGGGCTATGTGGTTTTGCGAGGGCCCTAACCACTCCTCAACAAAcacaccaacccccccccccccccccccccccgctccccaTCGTACTGACAGCCAGTACCAGGGGGATCGAACCACTTCACACCACCCCTCGCAAAAAAAACCCTGAAAGAATGTACAGCATTTTAAAGATGAAGTATGTAACTATTTCTGTTACAATAACTTCTCCTATGCCATCTTAACATGCAGAGACATCTATAAGTAAGCAATTCATAGGTtaataattttcttgaaaactgtaaacactttgtCTCTGTGGCACATTTCCCCTGTTTACTCACACACTGTTAACACATTCTTATGCTTCTGTCTCAGAGATTAGATGGAAGCTGTGGCTACCCGAGACAAATAAAGGAAATAAAGCAAGTTATTAGTATTTGCAATTTTTAATTAAGCTTTATTTCATCTGCTTGCATACACCATCTTAAGATCAAGGTGGATCGCGTTTAAGTGGGCCTACTACTACTGCTACAAATAGAAGAACTATGGCATTTCTGACAAATGTTAGAGTGTTGTCTGATTGCATACTTTGTGGACAGAAGGCAGTTGAGAGAGATCTAACCACAGCGCAGGAAATGTTCAGCCTCTCACACGCAAACAGTATGAACCTCTCACACATTCTTCTGCCCACAACACCAAAGTTGTCCCTCATTTTTGTTTTgcttagcaacaacaacaaaaaaagtctgATGCCAATGACCAGTTTGTCATAACAAACTTTGAAGTTGTCTTGATAAAGTCTTCTAAAAGTTGACATTCTTTTTTACCTGACAAGGTGTCAAAAATACGCAATGATCCTACTAGAGatgcatatttacatagaaaacatcGCGGACAGATGCAAAATGGCGCTCTAAAATGTCCTAAAGGGCTCAAAATTAAGAAGTAAAGATCTTTTACTGTCAAACCCTCCCATAAAGTTTAGAAAAAGCAGCATCACCAACCTGAAGACAGCAACCGTTGGCTGAGTCTTCACATCATGTTATTTTTGCGGACTGAAACCACAGTAACCCACACTCTTCCAAAATGCTCTCAAACAAGTGCTGTTTAATCTGGTGTCTCATCTGTGTGAAAGGTAAGATGTTTAGTGTAATTTAGGCTATTATTCCTatcatgattttttaaaatgtcattttaaatgtaGTTAAAGCAGAAAGTATCAAATCTTTTAAAAGGTTTTCATGAGCATCAATGGTCACCAGCTCAAGCGATCCAGTATCAGTTTGGCTATTTGAATGACTTGTGACAACACATATTATTGCATTTTCCCTATTTTAAATCACTGTTTATAACTTCAAACACTATAAAGACGTTTATGTGCCAAAATTCAAAAGAAACAGACACTGAAAGAAACCACATCATATCATATCACACGATTTGCAAGGTTTGAGGGAGTAGGTTCAAAGATATTCTCACATTATGATGAATGTTGTTTCAGGTGTGTTTGGTGTTGATACAGATGGATTGAAGTCAGTGTCGGTGATGGAGGGAGATTCTGTTGCTCTACAGACTAATCTTACTGAAATACAGAGAGACGATCAGATACTGTGGATGTTTGGACCTCAAGAGACTCGAATAGCTGAAATCTATAAGCAGATCATTGATATGTTTGATAGTAATGAGACATTTGGAGACAAACTGCAGCTGGATTATCAGACTGGATCTCTCATCATCAGAAACATCACAATCAAACACTCTGGACTTTATAAACTACTGATCATCAGTAACAGAGGAACTTCATACAAGAGATTCAGTGTTTCGGTTTTTGGTGAGTTACTGTACACATCAGAAACctctataaatgtttaaaaaacgtATACAGCAAAGTGAGGGTCAGGATCAATATCATCCTCTTAAGATCACAGACAGTGAATCCATTGGGATCATCATACACACATTgtctaaaacataaaataacagtCCTCTAGTTCGCATATAAAGTCTTAGGATTACTTCAGATCATACATAGACCATTAGTGATCTGGTAGTAACTGTAATTAATTGTGTTTTATCAACTGATTGAGAAATGAtgaattaatactttttaaaactgCTATGTTATACAGTCTTTATTCACAGTTTTCTGTAAAAGATACTTATATTATTTCATGTTTTCCAGCACctcttcctgttcctgtcatCACCAGAGACTCTTCTCAATGTTCTTCATCATCTGAAAGTTCATCtaaatgtgtgttggtgtgttcagTGGTGAATGTGACACACTGTGGCAATGTGACTCTCTCCTGGTACAAAGGAAACAGTTTAATCTCCTCCATCAGTGTGTCTGATCTCAACAGCAGTCTCTCTCTACCTCTGGAGGTGGAATATCAGgagaacaacatctacagctgtgTGGTGTCCAATCCCATCAGAAACCAGACTAAACATCTCAACATTAAAGAAGTCTGTCAAATGTGTTCAGGTATGTGTTAGTGTCAACTTAAAGGAAAAGCTTCCTCCCAAAATgaaagttattttattatttacccactttcatgtcattccaaacccatatgcagtTTATCAAATTTAATGATCCATTCTGCATAATCAAACTGACCTGTAGCATTCTATCACAACACACACAAGAACCAGTGGTGATTGTCGACAAATGACGTGCCATATTTGAATTTGAACATGATTTGATAGCTGCTTTGGAGGGGAAGATTTCAGGTATTATTACACAGGTCTACTCGGTTCTGAGGGGTTACTGGCATCATCtagatatttctgagtaacaaccgcacatcagGGGATTAAGTCATATTAGACCGCTCATCCAGGTATGGCGAGTCATCTTTTCTAGTTCTTGTATACTCTGTGATACCTACaattaagctaataaaataatttaaattcaaatcaatgtttcatgcccgtttatttatttatttggcaagtagcctttttttccctccccttttctccccaattcggaatgcccaattcccaatgtgctctaagtcctcgtggtggcgta
Coding sequences:
- the LOC127438842 gene encoding uncharacterized protein LOC127438842 produces the protein MLSNKCCLIWCLICVKGVFGVDTDGLKSVSVMEGDSVALQTNLTEIQRDDQILWMFGPQETRIAEIYKQIIDMFDSNETFGDKLQLDYQTGSLIIRNITIKHSGLYKLLIISNRGTSYKRFSVSVFAPLPVPVITRDSSQCSSSSESSSKCVLVCSVVNVTHCGNVTLSWYKGNSLISSISVSDLNSSLSLPLEVEYQENNIYSCVVSNPIRNQTKHLNIKEVCQMCSDSVYILSESVTPSLIYAMMGMTAVGVLVYYVRSRRVKEEAKAKTPSYLFCTYCWI